Proteins from one Antennarius striatus isolate MH-2024 chromosome 12, ASM4005453v1, whole genome shotgun sequence genomic window:
- the trappc10 gene encoding trafficking protein particle complex subunit 10 — protein MECLEEKPIIYTMENKPIVTCAGDQSLFASLYTSLAQQLPREPMEWRRTYGRAPKMIHLEANFVQFKEELLPKEGNKALLTFPFLHIYWTDCCDTEAYKSSVKEDMMRWQNNLRAHGSADWVFIVVETNDTKKKNKTNILPRSSIVDKIRSDFCNKQNDRCVVLSDPLKDSSRSQESWNSLLLKLRTLLLMSFTKNLGRFEDDMRTLREKRTQPGWSFCEYFMVQEELAFVFEMLQQFEDALVQYDELDALFTQYVLNFGAGDTANWLGSFCAPVRSWSGLLLRRPIDMEKRDRIQRGEASLLNLRSYLFSRQCTLLIFLQRPWEVTQRALELLHNCVQELRLLEVSLLEGALDCWVFLSCLEVLHRIEGCCDQAQLAANCCHTVGLWAYATDKLKSLGELCGLVSEKGPTSEDLNRTVDLLAGLGDERPETVNSLQSPYKKLKEALSSVEAFEKHYLELSHAALEMYRTIGRLRSARLVGKSLAEFYMRKGDPERAETLLQEALKSYVSEGWSLPVTHTRKQIAECQKLLNRTDDYLQTSALLAGDLNLTMEERTHFCQEILTFADKSGDHSYKVTLSMDVFTQLMRLRFRPSTASVHSGAVLQVELTLRCLMPVSVRVQQLAASIHFDVERGGTNGKLKGAQRQTNPGTVEFHKGSSSAGPPSSAGGPPLELDEIQDRSPTDNSLSLTGVVCKNTHLVMRRHDSNSPPDTPNCLSPPAVTMKEGAQMLKVEDVILEPGNNSIVFTAPSGQPGTYTLRQLFATVGRVQFVLPHLYPSVQYEVYSQEPQLTVEPLSEPLLAGLPQMVKFTLLTGHYTVKKGDALQLSNTDSMPILPSSSCTARVSNPAAELVGESVLSIQSSEKVTSISLPPSPPYHTLEFQLEVLCVIPCGVDRPANERLTNGEVRHRPRSYSHPNTPMTAIDQRMSIDCPWSIYSTLLTLTFYIPFKTKHSLLSAGNRKYIQVIVQNVSDVNFTLAEVELTEKQDASVELQSLNKKTQQLLCSKHCVFCLWEVKWKDDLSSYLQCVFSTNFSPLNRDISAFKPYHYQFQLERVTTMYSVRANIFPPAGEQYCRSGVLCGLEVCITRLTEPAAGETAEESKTDSDGLKTTKLMYEVADSSSNWAVCGKSSGLVSMPLAANATHKVQIEVMPLFAGHLPFPKIEVLKYLPHTAAVTIQPDPDSCIENDSLSLLDKTLDDQADTTSIRSRGSVHSVGSGDQQQRGVATPRLEPFSSGQVSNHSHAQQVLVLPSTDDHIMEVNAT, from the exons GACATACGGCCGAGCACCAAAAATGATCCATCTTGAAGCCAATTTTGTCCAGTTTAAAGAGGAGCTGCTCCCTAAGGAGGGAAACAAGGCTCTTCTCACCTTCCCCTTCCTCCACATCTACTGGACGGACTGCTGT GATACAGAGGCTTATAAGAGCTCTGTGAAGGAAGACATGATGCGATGGCAGAACAACTTGCGAGCTCACGGATCTGCAGACTGGGTCTTCATTGTCGTAGAGACCAACGATActaagaagaagaacaagaccAACATCCTGCCTCGGTCGTCCATTGTGGACAAAATCCGCAGCGATTTTTGCAACAAGCAGAATGACAG GTGTGTGGTTCTATCCGATCCGCTGAAGGACTCGTCTCGGTCTCAGGAATCCTGGAACTCGTTGTTGCTCAAGCTGCGAACTCTCCTCCTCATGTCCTTCACCAAGAACCTGGGCCGCTTTGAGGACGACATGCGTACGCTCAGAGAGAAACGCACTCAACCTGGCTGGAGCTTCTGTGAATACTTCATGGTCCAG GAGGAGTTggcttttgtttttgagatgctGCAGCAGTTTGAAGATGCTCTGGTCCAGTACGATGAGCTCGACGCTCTGTTTACCCAGTATGTACTGAACTTTGGAGCAGGAG ATACAGCAAACTGGCTGGGTTCATTCTGCGCCCCCGTGCGTAGCTGGAGCGGCTTGCTGCTTCGACGACCCATCGATATGGAGAAGAGGGACAGGATACAGCGAGGGGAGGCCAGCCTGTTAAATCTAAGGAGCTACCTGTTCTCTCGTCAGTGCACCTTACTCATCTTCCTCCAGAGGCCCTGGGAGGTCACCCAGAGAGCCCTGGAGCTGCTCCACAACTGTGTCCAGGAGCTCCGGCTCCTAGAG GTGTCTCTGCTGGAGGGGGCTCTGGACTGCTGGGTGTTTCTCAGCTGCTTGGAGGTTCTTCACAGGATCGAAGGCTGTTGCGATCAGGCccagctagctgctaactgctgccACACCGTCGGGCTGTGGGCTTACGCGACTGACAAG CTAAAGTCTCTGGGGGAACTCTGTGGCCTGGTGTCAGAGAAAGGGCCCACGTCTGAGGATCTGAACAGGACGGTGGATCTGCTGGCCGGACTCGGGGATGAGAGGCCCGAGACTG TCAACAGTTTGCAGAGCCCCTACAAAAAGCTGAAGGAAGCCCTGTCGTCAGTGGAAGCTTTTGAAAAGCACTACCTT GAATTGTCTCACGCTGCTTTGGAGATGTACAGGACCATCGGCCGGCTGAGGTCTGCCAGGCTGGTGGGGAAAAGCTTGGCTGAGTTCTACAT GAGGAAGGGGGATCCTGAGCGTGCAGAAACTTTATTACAAGAAGCCTTGAAGTCGTACGTATCAGAGGGGTGGAGCCTCCCTGTCACTCACACCAGGAAGCAGATCGCTGAGTGTCAAAAACTGCTGAACAGGACTGATGA TTACCTGCAGACCAGTGCCTTGTTGGCCGGCGACTTGAACCTGACCATGGAGGAGAGGACGCACTTCTGTCAGGAGATTCTAACCTTTGCAGACAAGTCTGGAGATCACT CTTATAAAGTGACTCTCAGCATGGACGTCTTCACTCAGCTGATGCGGCTGCGGTTCCGTCCGTCCACGGCGTCCGTCCACTCCGGAGCGGTCCTGCAGGTGGAGCTGACGTTGCGATGTTTGATGCCCGTGTCGGTGCGCGTTCAGCAACTAGCTGCTAGCATCCACTTCGACGTGGAGCGCGGAGGGACGAACGGAAAGCTTAAGGGCGCtcagagacagacaaacccagGGACTGTTGAGTTTCACAAGGGGAGCTCATCGGCGGGTCCCCCGTCCTCCGCTGGCGGTCCCCCCTTAGAGTTGGATGAGATTCAGGACAGGAGTCCTACGGACAATTCGCTCAGCCTGACAGGAGTAGTGTGTAAAAACACTCACCTGGTCATGCGTCGCCATGACAGCAACTCACCACCGGACACGCCCAACTGCCTCAGCCCTCCTGCTGTCACAATGAAGGAAGGAGCACAGATGCTGAAAGTGGAAGATGTAATATTAGAGCCTGGGAATAACAGCATCGTCTTCACAGCACCA AGTGGACAACCAGGCACTTACACATTACGCCAGCTGTTTGCCACGGTGGGTCGGGTCCAGTTTGTGCTGCCTCATCTCTACCCGTCTGTCCAGTATGAAGTGTATTCTCAGGAGCCCCAGCTGACTGTGGAGCCGCTCTCAG agCCCCTGCTGGCGGGCCTGCCCCAGATGGTGAAGTTCACCCTGCTGACTGGTCATTACACTGTGAAGAAAGGCGACGCCCTGCAGCTCAGCAACACCGACTCCATGCCCATCCTGCCCTCCAGCAGCTGCACTGCACGCGTCAGCAACCCTGCTGCTG agcTGGTCGGTGAAAGCGTCCTGTCCATCCAGTCGTCTGAGAAGGTGACCAGCATCAGCCTGCCCCCCAGCCCTCCTTACCACACCCTGGAGTTCCAGCTGGAGGTTTTATGTGTCATACCTTGTGGGGTCGACCGGCCAGCCAACGAGAGACTGACCAATGGGGAGGTCCGACATCGACCACGTAGCTACAGTCACCCTAACACGCCCATGACTGCCATCGACCAGAGG ATGTCCATTGACTGTCCCTGGTCCATCTACTCCACGCTGCTCACCCTCACCTTCTACATCCCCTTCAAGACCAAACACTCTCTGCTTTCTGCTGGTAACAG GAAGTATATCCAAGTGATTGTGCAGAATGTGTCAGATGTGAATTTCACTCTGGCGGAGGTGGAGCTGACGGAGAAGCAGGACGCCTCAGTGGAGCTGCAGTCCctcaacaagaaaacacaacag cttttGTGCAGTAAGCACTGTGTGTTCTGCCTGTGGGAGGTGAAGTGGAAGGACGACCTGTCTTCCTATCTccagtgtgttttctccaccaaTTTCTCTCCACTCAACCGAGACATCTCTGCCTTCAAACCCTACCATTACCAGTTCCAACTTGAGAGAGTTACC ACGATGTATAGCGTGCGAGCAAACATCTTCCCTCCTGCTGGCGAGCAGTACTGTCGCTCTGGCGTCCTCTGCGGGCTGGAGGTGTGTATTACACGACTGACCGAACCAGCGGCAGGGGAGACGGCAGAGGAAAGCAAGACTGACAGCGACGGCCTCAAAACCACCAAACTCATGTATGAAG tggCTGACAGCAGCAGTAACTGGGCGGTATGTGGGAAGAGTTCAGGGTTGGTGTCGATGCCCTTGGCGGCCAATGCCACCCACAAGGTGCAAATCGAGGTGATGCCCCTGTTTGCGGGACACTTGCCCTTCCCCAAGATTGAGGTGCTGAAGTACCTGCCCCACACCGCAGCAGTGACCATCCAGCCAGACCCCG ACAGCTGCATCGAGAACGACAGTCTGTCCCTGCTGGACAAGACTCTGGATGACCAGGCGGACACGACCAGCATCCGCAGCCGGGGCAGCGTCCACTCAGTGGGCAGCGGCGACCAGCAGcagaggggcgtggccacgCCGCGGCTGGAGCCCTTCAGCTCCGGACAAGTGTCCAACCACAGCCACGCGCAGCAGGTCCTGGTGCTGCCCTCCACCGACGATCACATCATGGAGGTCAACGCCACATGA
- the gdf3 gene encoding protein DVR-1: MRLHAAPLLLIAACFLHISASSPAEEMKHKERLFLRSMGLSGRPRPPRGPQARHRVPSRLWRMFRRSEDIQAGEKEPCAVEEFGVRGNIVRYVQDEGRLLPVWSSSCQTCLEKQLFFNMSVLQPAELLSLAQLEITFHRTPPSSAQLLQAPQALSVSLFEVFRITLKGADPDVNRRLLLSQTVQLKAEPTPTHMDVDLTPLAEKWRKPGQNYGLVLELRPLDVEAEDLLPFQPRTSFPLEGAFTLPLVRPTLVVVSLNPQQCGSRRRRHAVRSPVAPSNVCRTRRLYIDFRDVGWQDWIIAPQGYFANYCHGDCPFPLSESLNGTNHAILQTLVHSLDPHNTPQPCCVPIHFSPVSMLYYDNNDNVVLRHYQDMVVDECGCR, encoded by the exons ATGAGGCTCCACGCCGCTCCCCTGCTGCTGATCGCGGCCTGCTTCCTCCACATCAGCGCCTCTTCTCCAGCGGAGGAGATGAAGCACAAGGAGCGACTCTTCCTCCGCTCCATGGGGCTCTCCGGGCGGCCCAGGCCCCCACGGGGCCCCCAGGCCCGGCACCGCGTCCCGTCCAGGCTGTGGAGGATGTTCCGGAGGTCGGAGGACATCCAGGCCGGGGAGAAGGAGCCCTGCGCGGTGGAGGAGTTCGGAGTCCGCGGAAACATCGTCCGATACGTGCAAGACGAAG GCCGGTTGCTGCCcgtctggagcagcagctgtcaAACCTGCCTGGAGAAGCAGCTTTTCTTCAACATGTCGGTCCTGCAGCCCGCGGAGCTGTTGTCTCTGGCACAGCTGGAGATCACATTCCACAGGACACCCCCCAGCTCAGCACAGCTCCTGCAGGCCCCCCAGGCTCTCAGCGTTTCCTTGTTCGAAGTGTTCCGGATCACGTTGAAGGGAGCCGACCCTGATGTCAACCGGAGACTCCTGCTGTCCCAGACGGTCCAGCTGAAGGCGGAGCCGACCCCCACCCACATGGATGTGGATCTCACCCCCCTGGCAGAAAAGTGGCGCAAACCGGGACAGAACTACGGTTTAGTTCTGGAGCTGCGTCCCCTGGATGTGGAAGCAGAAGATCTCCTTCCTttccagcccaggacctccttCCCCTTGGAGGGGGCCTTCACCCTCCCGCTGGTCCGCCCCACCCTGGTGGTGGTGTCCCTCAACCCCCAGCAGTGCGGCTCCAGACGGAGACGGCACGCCGTCCGCTCCCCCGTTGCCCCCAGCAACGTGTGCCGGACCCGCCGCCTCTACATCGACTTCAGGGACGTGGGCTGGCAGGACTGGATCATCGCCCCCCAGGGCTACTTTGCCAACTATTGCCACGGCGACTGTCCGTTCCCGCTCAGCGAGAGTCTGAACGGGACCAACCACGCCATCCTGCAGACCCTGGTGCACTCGCTGGACCCCCACAACACCCCCCAGCCCTGCTGCGTCCCGATCCACTTCTCCCCCGTCTCCATGCTCTACTACGACAACAACGACAACGTGGTGCTGCGGCACTACCAGGACATGGTGGTGGACGAGTGCGGGTGTCGGTGA